Proteins from one Triticum urartu cultivar G1812 unplaced genomic scaffold, Tu2.1 TuUngrouped_contig_6963, whole genome shotgun sequence genomic window:
- the LOC125531328 gene encoding wall-associated receptor kinase 3-like, translating into MTSTPSQSRLSPLLTLRLLLLLAAAATQRLILQGGAGAEEQEQQRRPITLEGCQAMCGNISIPFPFGIKPGCFVKGFQVTCNDSFDPPRVFLFYNRTAVTYCYNEMGEGAYSAGMLEPTLKRRWEAPVELMDISIAKSEARAYGLVRSDCSTNALDHLLKLQVTWLREPFYLSEKRNVLSSVGFGVEARMGSDLLGSTSYDTTCYSTVGPTCEVAFSKGSILTSFGVTFEPENNTFWENSPCSYGMVVESSWYNFSEEDRRGYEVLSNKYSRGVPVVLDFAFRDGSCPYADGSVRPGYRCVNGNSSCVNATSAEGYFCKCWEHYDGNPYIPNGCQDINECELREQNTDLRDLYPCDGICKNRLGGYDCRCKPGMKGDAIKGTCTEKFPLAAKVVVGLAAMIVVSVLMVMFHQLLKFKRFYEQNGGPVLKGVKNIRIYTRKQIKQMTNNYRRVIGEGHFGKVYLGTLKDKKHVAIKKSIKVDKHMKQEFTDEVIIQSAMRHKNIVMLIGCCLQLDVPMLVYEFVARGSLYDVLFKCKDKILVGTRLRIAVGSAEGLTYMHSAGESTIRHGDVKSANILLDEKFTPKISDFGTSKLLARGKAEMTEHVIGDMSYIDPVYMEQGIVTQKSDVYGFGVVLIELITRRPATYDAERSYVANFVEACLAKRARNFIDNDVTSEADIDLLEMVSRVAVDCLKPNPEERQDMKQVEHRLLEIVAQSEDHSQERDYKGDFSLAPDDVALLKGLGE; encoded by the exons ATGACGTCGACCCCGTCGCAATCCCGGCTGAGTCCATTGCTAACTCTAAGACTACTACTTCTCCTTGCAGCAGCAGCAACCCAGCGGTTGATCCTGCAGGGCGGTGCTGGTGCTGAAGAGCAGGAGCAGCAGCGTCGACCCATCACGCTTGAGGGTTGCCAGGCCATGTGTGGCAACATCAGCATCCCCTTCCCGTTCGGCATAAAGCCTGGATGCTTCGTCAAGGGCTTCCAGGTCACCTGCAACGACTCATTCGACCCACCTCGCGTCTTCCTCTTCTACAACAGGACGGCAGTAACATACTGCTACAACGAGATGGGCGAGGGCGCGTACTCGGCGGGCATGTTGGAACCGACGCTGAAGAGGAGGTGGGAAGCACCGGTGGAACTCATGGACATATCGATTGCCAAGAGCGAGGCACGGGCGTACGGACTAGTGAGATCCGACTGCAGCACGAATGCGCTCGACCACCTGCTGAAGCTTCAGGTTACGTGGCTGCGTGAGCCATTCTACCTGTCGGAGAAGCGCAACGTTCTCAGCAGTGTCGGCTTCGGTGTCGAAGCTAGGATGGGCAGCGACTTACTGGGCTCGACGAGCTACGATACGACATGCTATTCAACAGTCGG CCCTACCTGCGAGGTCGCCTTTTCAAAAGGAAGCATCCTCACCTCGTTTGGTGTGACATTCGAACCAGAGAATAACACTTTTTGGGAAAATTCTCCCTGCTCCTACGGCATGGTGGTGGAGAGCTCGTGGTACAACTTCTCTGAGGAGGACAGGCGCGGCTACGAGGTGCTATCCAACAAGTACTCGAGGGGTGTCCCCGTGGTGCTCGATTTCGCCTTTAGGGATGGTTCATGTCCGTATGCGGACGGCTCTGTCCGTCCAGGCTACAGGTGCGTCAACGGCAACAGCTCCTGTGTCAATGCAACCAGTGCCGAAGGCTATTTCTGCAAGTGCTGGGAACATTATGATGGCAACCCTTATATTCCTAATGGATGCCAAG ACATCAACGAGTGCGAGCTCCGGGAACAAAATACCGATCTCCGTGATTTGTATCCTTGTGATGGGATCTGTAAGAACAGGCTGGGAGGCTATGACTGTAGATGCAAACCCGGAATGAAAGGGGACGCCATAAAAGGAACATGTACGGAGAAATTCCCCCTAGCAGCAAAGGTGGTTGTGG GCCTCGCTGCCATGATTGTTGTCTCTGTCCTCATGGTTATGTTCCATCAACTCCTAAAATTCAAAAGGTTCTATGAACAAAATGGTGGTCCGGTACTAAAAGGTGTAAAGAACATAAGGATTTATACAAGGAAACAAATTAAACAAATGACAAATAACTACAGGCGTGTAATTGGAGAGGGCCACTTTGGTAAGGTTTATCTTGGGACTCTCAAAGACAAAAAACATGTTGCTATAAAGAAGTCCATCAAGGTTGACAAGCACATGAAGCAGGAGTTCACCGATGAGGTTATAATCCAATCTGCAATGAGGCACAAGAACATTGTTATGCTCATAGGCTGCTGCTTACAGCTGGACGTTCCCATGTTGGTGTACGAGTTTGTAGCGAGAGGGAGTCTGTATGATGTCCTCTTCAAGTGCAAAGATAAGATTCTAGTGGGCACACGACTGAGGATTGCTGTCGGGTCAGCCGAAGGCTTGACATACATGCATTCAGCAGGGGAGAGCACAATCCGTCATGGTGATGTTAAATCTGCCAATATCCTTCTCGACGAAAAGTTCACCCCAAAGATTTCAGACTTTGGGACATCAAAGCTACTCGCGAGAGGAAAAGCCGAGATGACAGAACATGTCATTGGGGACATGAGCTACATAGATCCAGTATATATGGAGCAAGGGATCGTCACACAGAAGAGCGATGTCTACGGCTTTGGAGTTGTCCTCATAGAGCTTATCACAAGGAGGCCTGCAACATATGATGCTGAGCGGAGCTATGTTGCAAACTTTGTTGAAGCTTGTCTAGCAAAAAGAGCAAGAAACTTTATTGATAACGATGTTACAAGTGAGGCGGATATTGATCTCTTGGAAATGGTTAGCAGGGTCGCCGTGGATTGTCTCAAGCCCAATCCAGAAGAACGACAAGATATGAAGCAAGTAGAGCACCGCCTCCTTGAGATTGTTGCACAGTCTGAAGATCATAGTCAGGAGAGGGACTACAAGGGAGATTTTAGTCTGGCACCAGATGATGTTGCTTTGCTTAAAGGCTTGGGAGAATAA